The following coding sequences are from one Pelmatolapia mariae isolate MD_Pm_ZW linkage group LG4, Pm_UMD_F_2, whole genome shotgun sequence window:
- the nacc1a gene encoding nucleus accumbens associated 1, BEN and BTB (POZ) domain containing a isoform X1 produces the protein MTSASCLSSSSAVRCDRWLCVPQSPGILYRPRWLFYRRSAPTEWLSGARKNEPALCISFPARGPFGGVRRRTMAQTLQMAIPNFGNNVLECLNEQRLQGLYCDVSVVVKGHAFKAHRAVLAASSSYFRDLFSSSNNSNGGGGGSSEASPTVVELPPAVQPQSFQQILAFCYTGRLSMTVGDQFLLMYTAGFLQIQQIMEKGTEFFLKVSSPSCDSQGLHGEEAPPSEPQSPVTQTSNGAARPASCLTPLPLVSRVKTEQPASQPEAATPYSVVCTPVAKRLWEGGSTRDGGGVGSGGGGGARKAARYSQEAVRGSAIQSPAGLGLAVGMGATTTNLVGMVAGGGIGGGASTNGNSAAGLIMSEGASPGTLSTYASDSPISYHDDEEEEEGTDESAEEQYRQICNMYTMYSMLNMGAAAAGERVEALPDNTETRGRMRGRDLSCLPAELIAQIGNRCHPKLYEEGDPAEKLELVSGTSVYISRAQLMNCHVSAGTRHKVLLRRLLAAFFDRNTLANSCGTGIRSSTNDPSRKPLDNRVLHAVKFYCQNFATSFKESEMNAIAADMCTNARRVVRKSWIPKLKLLMAESDAYSAFLPEGVKTEEDALGADPTFDPASLESASGAGMESGGSSGESLPGVGGDGGPLF, from the exons ATGACGAGCGCGTCATGcttgtcttcctcctctgctgTTCGCTGCGATCGGTGGCTCTGCGTTCCGCAATCCCCTGGGATACTGTACCGCCCTCGATGGCTCTTCTATCGCCGTTCCGCTCCCACTGAATGGCTGTCCGGAGCGAGGAAAAACGAACCAGCGCTCTGCATCAGCTTCCCAGCGAGGGG ACCTTTTGGTGGTGTGCGTAGGCGCACCATGGCCCAGACCCTCCAGATGGCGATCCCAAACTTCGGCAACAACGTTCTAGAGTGTCTGAATGAGCAGCGGCTGCAGGGACTCTACTGCGATGTGTCCGTAGTGGTCAAGGGCCATGCTTTCAAG gcTCATCGAGCAGTTCTGGCTGCTAGTAGTTCTTATTTCCGGGATCttttcagcagcagcaacaacagcaatGGTGGAGGTGGCGGAAGCAGTGAGGCCAGCCCAACCGTAGTGGAGCTCCCGCCGGCCGTGCAGCCTCAGAGCTTCCAGCAGATTTTGGCTTTCTGCTACACAGGCCGTCTTAGCATGACGGTGGGGGACCAGTTTCTCCTCATGTATACTGCCGGCTTCTTGCAAATCCAACAGATCATGGAGAAAGGCACTGAATTCTTCCTCAAG GTATCCTCCCCCAGCTGTGACTCCCAGGGCCTTCATGGAGAGGAGGCCCCACCTTCAGAGCCCCAGAGCCCTGTGACACAGACCAGTAACGGTGCAGCCCGGCCCGCCTCCTGTCTGACGCCGCTCCCTCTGGTATCACGAGTTAAGACGGAGCAGCCAGCGAGCCAACCAGAGGCGGCCACCCCTTACTCAGTGGTTTGCACTCCTGTCGCCAAGCGACTATGGGAGGGGGGCAGCACCCGAGATGGAGGTGGGGTAGGTtcagggggaggaggaggtgccAGGAAAGCAGCCCGTTATTCCCAGGAGGCAGTGCGGGGCAGCGCTATCCAGAGCCCCGCAGGTCTCGGACTGGCTGTGGGTATGGGTGCCACCACAACCAACCTCGTGGGAATGGTGGCCGGTGGTGGGATTGGCGGCGGTGCCAGCACCAACGGGAACTCTGCAGCAGGCCTTATCATGTCAGAGGGCGCCAGCCCTGGCACCCTGAGTACCTACGCTAGTGACTCACCTATCAGCTACCATGATgacgaagaagaagaggaggggaCAGATGAAAGTGCTGAGGAGCAGTACAGACAAATCTGCAACATGTACACCATGTACAGTATGCTCAACATGGGAGCTGCAG CTGCTGGTGAGCGTGTTGAGGCTCTACCAGACAACACGGAGACGCGAGGTCGGATGCGTGGCAGAGATCTTTCGTGTCTTCCTGCAGAACTTATTGCCCAAATAGGCAACCGCTGTCATCCCAAACTGTACGAGGAAGGAGATCCTGCTGAGAAACTAGAGTTAGTCTCAG GTACTTCTGTGTATATATCACGAGCTCAGCTAATGAACTGTCATGTGAGTGCAGGGACCAGACACAAGGTGCTGCTGAGGAGGCTGCTGGCCGCCTTCTTTGACAG GAACACTCTGGCCAACAGCTGCGGGACAGGCATTCGCTCGTCCACCAATGACCCGAGTCGCAAGCCCCTGGACAACAGAGTGCTCCATGCAGTCAAAT tttattGCCAGAACTTTGCAACCAGCTTCAAAGAGAGCGAGATGAACGCCATTGCAGCTGACATGTGCACCAACGCCCGACGTGTGGTCCGTAAGAGCTGGATACCCAAGCTAAAGCTACTGATGGCGGAAAGTGACGCCTACTCTGCGTTCCTTCCCGAAGGTGTCAAGACAGAGGAAGACGCCCTGGGGGCGGATCCAACCTTCGACCCTGCCTCATTGGAGTCCGCCAGTGGTGCTGGTATGGAGTCAGGCGGCTCTTCAGGTGAATCGCTACCAGGTGTGGGTGGGGACGGAGGACCGTTATTTTGA
- the nacc1a gene encoding nucleus accumbens associated 1, BEN and BTB (POZ) domain containing a isoform X2 produces the protein MAQTLQMAIPNFGNNVLECLNEQRLQGLYCDVSVVVKGHAFKAHRAVLAASSSYFRDLFSSSNNSNGGGGGSSEASPTVVELPPAVQPQSFQQILAFCYTGRLSMTVGDQFLLMYTAGFLQIQQIMEKGTEFFLKVSSPSCDSQGLHGEEAPPSEPQSPVTQTSNGAARPASCLTPLPLVSRVKTEQPASQPEAATPYSVVCTPVAKRLWEGGSTRDGGGVGSGGGGGARKAARYSQEAVRGSAIQSPAGLGLAVGMGATTTNLVGMVAGGGIGGGASTNGNSAAGLIMSEGASPGTLSTYASDSPISYHDDEEEEEGTDESAEEQYRQICNMYTMYSMLNMGAAAAGERVEALPDNTETRGRMRGRDLSCLPAELIAQIGNRCHPKLYEEGDPAEKLELVSGTSVYISRAQLMNCHVSAGTRHKVLLRRLLAAFFDRNTLANSCGTGIRSSTNDPSRKPLDNRVLHAVKFYCQNFATSFKESEMNAIAADMCTNARRVVRKSWIPKLKLLMAESDAYSAFLPEGVKTEEDALGADPTFDPASLESASGAGMESGGSSGESLPGVGGDGGPLF, from the exons ATGGCCCAGACCCTCCAGATGGCGATCCCAAACTTCGGCAACAACGTTCTAGAGTGTCTGAATGAGCAGCGGCTGCAGGGACTCTACTGCGATGTGTCCGTAGTGGTCAAGGGCCATGCTTTCAAG gcTCATCGAGCAGTTCTGGCTGCTAGTAGTTCTTATTTCCGGGATCttttcagcagcagcaacaacagcaatGGTGGAGGTGGCGGAAGCAGTGAGGCCAGCCCAACCGTAGTGGAGCTCCCGCCGGCCGTGCAGCCTCAGAGCTTCCAGCAGATTTTGGCTTTCTGCTACACAGGCCGTCTTAGCATGACGGTGGGGGACCAGTTTCTCCTCATGTATACTGCCGGCTTCTTGCAAATCCAACAGATCATGGAGAAAGGCACTGAATTCTTCCTCAAG GTATCCTCCCCCAGCTGTGACTCCCAGGGCCTTCATGGAGAGGAGGCCCCACCTTCAGAGCCCCAGAGCCCTGTGACACAGACCAGTAACGGTGCAGCCCGGCCCGCCTCCTGTCTGACGCCGCTCCCTCTGGTATCACGAGTTAAGACGGAGCAGCCAGCGAGCCAACCAGAGGCGGCCACCCCTTACTCAGTGGTTTGCACTCCTGTCGCCAAGCGACTATGGGAGGGGGGCAGCACCCGAGATGGAGGTGGGGTAGGTtcagggggaggaggaggtgccAGGAAAGCAGCCCGTTATTCCCAGGAGGCAGTGCGGGGCAGCGCTATCCAGAGCCCCGCAGGTCTCGGACTGGCTGTGGGTATGGGTGCCACCACAACCAACCTCGTGGGAATGGTGGCCGGTGGTGGGATTGGCGGCGGTGCCAGCACCAACGGGAACTCTGCAGCAGGCCTTATCATGTCAGAGGGCGCCAGCCCTGGCACCCTGAGTACCTACGCTAGTGACTCACCTATCAGCTACCATGATgacgaagaagaagaggaggggaCAGATGAAAGTGCTGAGGAGCAGTACAGACAAATCTGCAACATGTACACCATGTACAGTATGCTCAACATGGGAGCTGCAG CTGCTGGTGAGCGTGTTGAGGCTCTACCAGACAACACGGAGACGCGAGGTCGGATGCGTGGCAGAGATCTTTCGTGTCTTCCTGCAGAACTTATTGCCCAAATAGGCAACCGCTGTCATCCCAAACTGTACGAGGAAGGAGATCCTGCTGAGAAACTAGAGTTAGTCTCAG GTACTTCTGTGTATATATCACGAGCTCAGCTAATGAACTGTCATGTGAGTGCAGGGACCAGACACAAGGTGCTGCTGAGGAGGCTGCTGGCCGCCTTCTTTGACAG GAACACTCTGGCCAACAGCTGCGGGACAGGCATTCGCTCGTCCACCAATGACCCGAGTCGCAAGCCCCTGGACAACAGAGTGCTCCATGCAGTCAAAT tttattGCCAGAACTTTGCAACCAGCTTCAAAGAGAGCGAGATGAACGCCATTGCAGCTGACATGTGCACCAACGCCCGACGTGTGGTCCGTAAGAGCTGGATACCCAAGCTAAAGCTACTGATGGCGGAAAGTGACGCCTACTCTGCGTTCCTTCCCGAAGGTGTCAAGACAGAGGAAGACGCCCTGGGGGCGGATCCAACCTTCGACCCTGCCTCATTGGAGTCCGCCAGTGGTGCTGGTATGGAGTCAGGCGGCTCTTCAGGTGAATCGCTACCAGGTGTGGGTGGGGACGGAGGACCGTTATTTTGA